One stretch of Streptomyces agglomeratus DNA includes these proteins:
- the lspA gene encoding signal peptidase II, with translation MAEAERIIGTPDTPEAGGPEPEESSDAAAPDEQPASRGKRKIAVLFGVALVAYLLDLSSKMLVVAKLEHHEPIEVVGDLLRFEAIRNAGAAFGIGEAFTVIFTVIAASVIVVIARLARKLYSLPWAIALGLLLGGALGNLTDRIFRSPGVFKGAVVDFIAPANFAVFNLADSAIVCGGILIVILSFRGLDPDGTVHKD, from the coding sequence GTGGCAGAGGCGGAGCGCATCATCGGTACGCCGGATACCCCTGAGGCCGGGGGACCCGAGCCGGAGGAGTCCTCCGATGCGGCGGCCCCCGACGAGCAGCCGGCGAGCAGGGGCAAGCGGAAGATCGCTGTGCTGTTCGGCGTGGCCCTCGTGGCCTACCTGCTCGATCTGAGCAGCAAGATGCTCGTGGTGGCCAAGCTGGAGCACCACGAGCCGATCGAGGTCGTGGGTGACCTGCTGAGGTTCGAGGCGATCAGGAACGCGGGCGCCGCGTTCGGCATCGGCGAGGCCTTCACCGTCATCTTCACGGTCATCGCGGCCTCGGTGATCGTGGTGATCGCCCGGCTCGCGCGCAAGCTCTACAGCCTGCCCTGGGCCATCGCGCTCGGGCTGCTGCTCGGCGGCGCGCTCGGCAATCTCACGGACCGGATCTTCCGCTCGCCCGGTGTCTTCAAGGGCGCCGTGGTGGACTTCATCGCCCCGGCGAACTTCGCGGTCTTCAACCTCGCGGACTCCGCGATCGTCTGCGGCGGGATTCTGATTGTGATCCTGTCGTTCCGGGGGCTGGACCCCGACGGGACCGTTCACAAGGACTGA
- a CDS encoding GNAT family N-acetyltransferase, with protein sequence MGSEPAGAVPYDVRIAEGPADLAACFAVREQVFVVEQRVPADIEYDAYDAGAVHVLAITADGLPLGTGRLLYGAAAAAKTGGDPAVGSLGRLAVGREARGLGVGAALVRAIEDAAGERGLSAVDLHAQTHALGFYERLGYAAYGPEFPDAGIPHRAMRRAL encoded by the coding sequence ATGGGTTCCGAGCCGGCCGGCGCCGTCCCGTACGACGTCCGGATCGCGGAGGGGCCCGCCGACCTGGCGGCCTGCTTCGCCGTCCGCGAGCAGGTCTTCGTCGTCGAGCAGCGGGTGCCCGCCGACATCGAGTACGACGCGTACGACGCCGGCGCGGTGCATGTCCTGGCGATCACCGCCGACGGGCTGCCGCTGGGGACGGGACGGCTCCTGTACGGCGCCGCCGCTGCCGCCAAGACCGGCGGCGACCCGGCGGTCGGCTCGCTCGGCCGGCTGGCCGTCGGCCGCGAGGCGCGCGGTCTCGGCGTCGGGGCGGCCTTGGTGCGGGCCATCGAGGACGCGGCGGGGGAGCGCGGTCTGAGCGCGGTGGACCTGCACGCGCAGACGCACGCCCTCGGCTTCTACGAGCGGCTCGGGTACGCCGCGTACGGGCCGGAATTCCCGGACGCGGGGATTCCGCACCGGGCGATGCGGCGCGCGCTGTAG
- a CDS encoding TraR/DksA family transcriptional regulator, whose product MVAKKTAAQSAEGTGSADNDAVGKKAVGKKTPAGKTAAKKTAAKKTAPASEAVPAKRATPVKTARTAKKASAEKAAAKRAAPAAKGAAQAAKETGAKTVVAKKAASRTTAAKKAVPATVTALPASGTVAPAAPGELAVRPGEEPWTPEEVAEARAELEKDVAGLRAEIIASEEAVTGLMRDSGDGAGDDQADTGTKNISREYELALAASARERLEQTERALERLDAGTYGLCEVCGKPIGKARMQAFPRATLCVEDKQKQERRY is encoded by the coding sequence ATGGTGGCTAAGAAGACCGCCGCACAGAGCGCAGAAGGGACCGGCTCGGCGGACAACGACGCCGTCGGGAAGAAGGCCGTCGGGAAGAAGACCCCTGCCGGGAAGACCGCCGCGAAGAAGACCGCCGCGAAGAAGACGGCGCCCGCCTCCGAGGCCGTGCCGGCCAAGAGGGCGACGCCGGTCAAGACGGCCAGGACGGCCAAGAAGGCATCTGCCGAGAAGGCGGCTGCGAAGAGGGCCGCTCCCGCGGCCAAGGGGGCGGCCCAGGCCGCGAAAGAGACAGGAGCCAAGACGGTGGTTGCGAAGAAGGCTGCGAGCAGGACCACGGCCGCCAAGAAGGCGGTCCCGGCCACGGTGACGGCGCTCCCCGCGTCCGGGACGGTCGCCCCGGCGGCCCCCGGCGAGCTGGCGGTCAGGCCGGGCGAGGAACCGTGGACCCCGGAGGAGGTCGCCGAGGCGCGCGCCGAGCTGGAGAAGGACGTCGCGGGCCTGCGGGCGGAGATCATCGCGTCCGAGGAGGCGGTGACCGGACTGATGCGGGACTCCGGGGACGGCGCGGGCGACGACCAGGCCGACACCGGGACCAAGAACATCTCCCGGGAGTACGAGCTGGCGCTGGCGGCCAGTGCCCGTGAGCGCCTGGAACAGACCGAGCGGGCCCTGGAGCGGCTGGACGCCGGTACGTACGGGCTCTGCGAGGTCTGCGGGAAGCCCATCGGCAAGGCGCGCATGCAGGCATTCCCGCGCGCCACGCTGTGCGTCGAGGACAAGCAGAAGCAGGAACGCCGCTACTGA
- a CDS encoding RluA family pseudouridine synthase, giving the protein MSTIPEFRTLPVPDGLEGERVDAAISRMFGFSRTKAAELAAAGKVQVDGSVVGKSERVRGGAWLEVEMPQAAAPVQIVAEPVEGMEIVHDDDDIVVIDKPVGVAAHPSPGWTGTTVIGGLAAAGYRISTSGASERQGIVHRLDVGTSGLMVVAKSERAYTLLKAQFRDRVVVKKYHALVQGHPDPMSGTIDAPIGRHPNHDYKWAVTAEGKPSVTHYDLIEAFRAASLLDIKLETGRTHQIRVHMSAHRHPCVGDTTYGADPTMGKRLGLTRQWLHAMRLGFEHPSDGRWVEFESSYPADLQKALDVIRAESE; this is encoded by the coding sequence GTGAGTACCATTCCCGAGTTCCGCACCCTGCCCGTTCCCGATGGCCTTGAGGGCGAGCGCGTCGACGCCGCCATTTCCCGGATGTTCGGGTTCTCCCGCACGAAGGCGGCCGAGCTTGCCGCCGCCGGGAAGGTTCAGGTCGACGGGTCGGTGGTCGGGAAGTCCGAGCGGGTCCGGGGCGGGGCCTGGCTCGAGGTGGAGATGCCGCAGGCCGCAGCCCCCGTACAGATCGTCGCCGAGCCCGTCGAGGGCATGGAGATCGTGCACGACGACGACGACATCGTCGTCATAGACAAGCCGGTCGGCGTCGCCGCCCACCCGAGCCCCGGCTGGACCGGCACCACGGTCATCGGCGGCCTCGCCGCGGCCGGGTACCGCATCTCGACCTCGGGCGCCTCCGAGCGCCAGGGCATCGTGCACCGCCTCGACGTGGGGACGTCGGGCCTCATGGTCGTGGCCAAGTCGGAGCGCGCGTACACGCTGCTCAAGGCGCAGTTCCGGGACCGGGTCGTCGTGAAGAAGTACCACGCGCTGGTCCAGGGCCACCCCGACCCGATGAGCGGCACCATCGACGCCCCGATCGGTCGCCACCCCAACCACGACTACAAGTGGGCCGTGACGGCCGAGGGCAAGCCTTCGGTCACGCACTACGACCTGATCGAGGCGTTCAGGGCCGCGTCGCTCCTCGACATCAAGCTGGAGACCGGGCGTACGCACCAGATCCGCGTGCACATGTCCGCGCACCGTCACCCCTGCGTCGGTGACACGACGTACGGCGCCGACCCCACGATGGGCAAGCGCCTCGGCCTGACGCGGCAGTGGCTGCACGCGATGCGGCTCGGCTTCGAGCACCCGTCGGACGGCCGGTGGGTCGAGTTCGAGAGCTCGTACCCGGCGGACCTCCAGAAGGCGCTGGACGTGATCCGCGCCGAGAGCGAGTGA
- the ileS gene encoding isoleucine--tRNA ligase encodes MSLYRQVPAQVDLPALEHAVLDFWRENKVFSKSLEQSEGRPEWVFYEGPPTANGMPGAHHIEARVFKDVFPRFRTMRGYHVARKAGWDCHGLPVELAVEKELGFNGKKDIEEYGIAEFNAKCRESVTRHTDAFAELTTRMGYWVDLDDAYRTMDPSYVQSVWWSLKEIFNKDLLVQDHRVAPWCPRCGTGLSDHELAQGYETVVDPSVFVRFPLTSGPLAGEASLLVWTTTPWTLVSNTAVAAHPDVTYVVATDGEEKVVVAQPLLEKSLGEGWEATGRTFTGAEMERWTYERPFALVEFPSEAHYVVNAEYVTTEDGTGLVHQAPAFGEDDLRTCRAYGLPVVNPVLPDGTFTPEVALVGGQFFKKADEALTADLDSRGLLFRHTPYEHSYPHCWRCHTALLYYAQPSWYIRTTAVKDAMLRENEKTNWFPDSVKQGRFGDWLNNNIDWALSRNRYWGTPLPIWRCEDDHLTCVGSLAELSDLTGTDQSDLDPHRPYIDAVTFPCTGEGCSLTATRVPEVIDAWYDSGSMPFAQYGYPYENKELFEQRYPAQFISEAIDQTRGWFYTLMAVGTLVFDKSSYENVVCLGHILAEDGRKMSKHLGNILQPIPLMDQHGADAVRWFMAAGGSPWAARRVGHSTIQEVVRKTLLTYWNTVAFQALYARTSKWAPSAADPAPADRPVLDRWLLSELHALTDQVTQALESYDTQRAGKLLSAFVDDLSNWYVRRSRRRFWQGDKAALRTLHDVVETVTRLMAPLTPFITERVWQDMIVPVTPGAPESVHLSTWPEPDLASIDPTLSRQMALVRRLVELGRATRAESGVKTRQPLSRALVAASGFESLTPELQAQITEELNVSSLASLSEVGGSLVDTTAKANFRALGKRFGKGVQAVAKAVADADAAALSLALREGTATVTVDGETVSLSPDEVIITETPREGWSVASDSGATVALDLEITPELRRAGLARDAIRLIQEARKNSGLDVADRIAVRWSADSPETAEALTEHTALIADEVLALDFAAAEADATYGDPFTDESLSLTFRLRKTEA; translated from the coding sequence ATGTCGCTGTACCGCCAGGTGCCCGCCCAGGTCGACCTTCCCGCGCTCGAGCACGCCGTGCTCGATTTCTGGCGCGAGAACAAGGTCTTCTCGAAGAGTCTCGAACAGTCCGAGGGACGCCCCGAGTGGGTGTTCTACGAGGGCCCGCCCACCGCCAACGGCATGCCGGGCGCGCACCACATCGAGGCCCGCGTCTTCAAGGACGTCTTCCCGCGCTTTCGCACCATGCGCGGCTACCACGTGGCCCGCAAGGCCGGCTGGGACTGCCACGGCCTGCCGGTCGAGCTCGCCGTCGAGAAGGAACTGGGCTTCAACGGCAAGAAGGACATCGAGGAGTACGGCATCGCGGAGTTCAACGCGAAGTGCCGCGAGTCGGTGACCCGCCACACCGACGCCTTCGCCGAGCTCACGACCCGCATGGGCTACTGGGTCGACCTCGACGACGCGTACCGGACCATGGACCCCTCGTACGTCCAGTCGGTCTGGTGGTCGCTGAAGGAGATCTTCAACAAGGACCTGCTGGTCCAGGACCACCGCGTCGCCCCCTGGTGCCCCCGCTGCGGCACGGGCCTGTCCGACCACGAGCTGGCGCAGGGGTACGAGACCGTCGTCGACCCGTCGGTCTTCGTCCGCTTCCCGCTGACCTCGGGTCCGCTCGCGGGCGAGGCTTCGCTGCTGGTCTGGACGACGACCCCCTGGACCCTGGTGTCCAACACGGCGGTCGCCGCGCACCCCGACGTCACCTACGTCGTCGCGACGGACGGCGAGGAGAAGGTGGTCGTCGCCCAGCCGCTTCTGGAGAAGTCGCTCGGCGAGGGCTGGGAGGCGACCGGCCGTACCTTCACGGGCGCCGAGATGGAGCGCTGGACGTACGAGCGCCCCTTCGCCCTGGTGGAGTTCCCGTCGGAGGCGCACTACGTGGTGAACGCCGAGTACGTCACGACGGAGGACGGCACCGGTCTGGTCCACCAGGCCCCGGCCTTCGGTGAGGACGACCTGAGGACCTGCCGGGCGTACGGCCTGCCGGTCGTGAACCCGGTCCTGCCCGACGGCACCTTCACCCCGGAAGTCGCCCTTGTCGGCGGCCAGTTCTTCAAGAAGGCCGACGAGGCGCTGACCGCCGACCTGGACTCGCGCGGTCTGCTCTTCCGCCACACGCCGTACGAGCACAGCTACCCGCACTGCTGGCGCTGCCACACCGCGCTCCTCTACTACGCACAGCCGTCCTGGTACATCAGGACCACCGCGGTCAAGGACGCGATGCTGCGCGAGAACGAGAAGACCAACTGGTTCCCGGACTCGGTGAAGCAGGGCCGCTTCGGCGACTGGCTGAACAACAACATCGACTGGGCGCTGTCCCGCAACCGCTACTGGGGCACCCCGCTGCCCATCTGGCGCTGCGAGGACGACCACCTCACCTGCGTGGGCTCGCTGGCCGAGCTCTCCGACCTCACGGGCACCGACCAGTCGGACCTGGACCCGCACCGCCCGTACATCGACGCGGTCACCTTCCCGTGCACCGGCGAAGGCTGCTCGCTGACGGCGACGCGCGTTCCCGAGGTCATCGACGCCTGGTACGACTCGGGCTCGATGCCGTTCGCGCAGTACGGCTACCCGTACGAGAACAAGGAGCTCTTCGAGCAGCGCTACCCGGCGCAGTTCATCTCGGAGGCGATCGACCAGACCCGCGGCTGGTTCTACACGCTCATGGCGGTGGGCACGCTGGTCTTCGACAAGTCGTCGTACGAGAACGTCGTCTGCCTGGGCCACATCCTCGCCGAGGACGGCCGGAAGATGTCCAAGCACCTGGGCAACATCCTCCAGCCCATCCCGCTCATGGACCAGCACGGCGCGGACGCGGTCCGCTGGTTCATGGCGGCCGGCGGCTCTCCGTGGGCGGCCCGCCGGGTCGGCCACAGCACGATCCAGGAAGTGGTCCGCAAGACCCTCCTGACGTACTGGAACACGGTCGCCTTCCAGGCCCTGTACGCCCGTACGTCGAAGTGGGCCCCCAGCGCCGCGGACCCGGCCCCGGCCGACCGCCCGGTCCTGGACCGCTGGCTCCTCTCCGAGCTGCATGCCCTGACGGACCAGGTCACGCAAGCCCTGGAGTCGTACGACACCCAGCGGGCGGGCAAGCTCCTCTCGGCCTTCGTCGACGACCTCTCGAACTGGTACGTACGCCGCTCGCGCCGCCGCTTCTGGCAGGGCGACAAGGCGGCGCTGCGCACGCTGCACGACGTGGTCGAGACGGTCACGCGCCTGATGGCCCCGCTCACCCCGTTCATCACCGAGCGGGTCTGGCAGGACATGATCGTGCCGGTCACCCCCGGCGCCCCGGAGTCGGTCCACCTCTCCACCTGGCCGGAGCCGGACCTCGCCTCCATCGACCCCACCCTCTCCCGGCAGATGGCGCTGGTGCGCCGCCTGGTCGAGCTGGGCCGCGCGACGCGCGCGGAGTCGGGCGTCAAGACCCGTCAGCCGCTGTCGCGCGCGCTGGTGGCGGCCTCGGGCTTCGAGTCCCTGACCCCCGAGCTCCAGGCCCAGATCACCGAGGAGCTGAACGTCTCCTCGCTCGCCTCCCTCTCGGAGGTCGGCGGTTCGCTGGTCGACACGACCGCCAAGGCGAACTTCCGCGCGCTGGGCAAGCGCTTCGGAAAGGGCGTCCAGGCGGTGGCCAAGGCGGTGGCGGACGCCGACGCGGCCGCGCTCTCCCTGGCCCTGCGCGAGGGCACGGCGACGGTCACGGTCGACGGCGAGACGGTCTCCCTCTCCCCCGACGAGGTGATCATCACCGAGACGCCTCGCGAGGGCTGGTCGGTGGCCTCCGACTCGGGCGCGACGGTCGCGCTGGACCTGGAGATCACCCCGGAGCTGCGGCGGGCGGGCCTGGCCCGTGACGCGATCCGCCTGATCCAGGAGGCGCGCAAGAACAGCGGCCTCGACGTCGCGGACCGCATCGCGGTGCGCTGGTCGGCGGACTCCCCCGAGACGGCGGAGGCGCTCACGGAGCACACGGCGCTGATCGCGGACGAGGTCCTGGCACTGGACTTCGCCGCGGCGGAAGCGGACGCCACGTACGGCGACCCCTTCACGGACGAGTCCCTGTCCCTGACCTTCCGCCTCCGCAAGACTGAGGCGTAA
- a CDS encoding glycoside hydrolase family 5 protein, translating into MYRRTARIRKALLSASALGIVAALQSPVSASTPSTSSPSTSKSASASPLAANGQLKVCDRRLCNEQGQAVQLRGMSTHGTQWYAQCVTDGSLDALAGDWRADVLRVSTYVQEGGYETDPQRYTALAQKFVDGAHRRGMYAVIDWHMLDPGDPNFNLARAKTFFTAMAKKYKDNPGVLYEIANEPSGVSWSKVKSYAEKIIPVIRAQDPDAVVLVGTRAWSSFGVSEGADEQEVVRNPVNSSNIMYTFHFYAASHRDEYLNVLDRASDRLPVFVTEFGTQDYAGEGANDFAQSQRFLDLMKRKKISWTNWNFSDDHRSGAVFKTGTCSGDTWAGTGVLKEAGVWIRQRIRE; encoded by the coding sequence ATGTACCGACGTACGGCCCGCATCCGCAAAGCCCTGCTTTCCGCCTCGGCCCTCGGCATCGTGGCCGCCTTGCAGTCACCCGTCAGCGCCTCCACCCCCTCCACGTCCTCTCCCTCCACGTCGAAGTCCGCTTCGGCCTCCCCCCTCGCCGCCAACGGGCAGCTCAAGGTCTGCGACCGCCGGCTCTGCAACGAGCAGGGGCAGGCCGTCCAGCTGCGCGGCATGAGCACCCACGGCACCCAGTGGTACGCCCAGTGCGTCACCGACGGCTCGCTGGACGCCCTCGCCGGCGACTGGCGCGCCGACGTCCTGCGCGTCTCGACGTACGTCCAGGAGGGCGGCTACGAGACCGACCCGCAGCGCTACACCGCTCTCGCGCAGAAGTTCGTCGACGGCGCCCACCGGCGAGGCATGTACGCCGTGATCGACTGGCACATGCTCGACCCGGGCGACCCCAACTTCAACCTCGCGCGGGCCAAGACGTTCTTCACGGCGATGGCGAAGAAGTACAAGGACAACCCGGGCGTGCTCTACGAGATAGCCAACGAGCCGTCAGGGGTGAGCTGGTCGAAGGTCAAGTCGTACGCCGAGAAGATCATCCCCGTCATCAGGGCACAGGACCCGGACGCCGTGGTCCTGGTGGGTACGCGCGCCTGGTCGTCGTTCGGCGTCTCGGAGGGCGCGGACGAACAGGAGGTGGTCCGTAACCCCGTGAACTCCTCCAACATCATGTACACCTTCCACTTCTACGCCGCCTCCCACCGGGACGAGTACCTCAACGTCCTCGACCGGGCCTCCGACCGGCTCCCTGTGTTCGTCACCGAGTTCGGCACGCAGGACTACGCGGGCGAGGGCGCCAACGACTTCGCCCAGTCCCAGCGCTTCCTCGACCTGATGAAGCGCAAGAAGATCTCCTGGACCAACTGGAACTTCTCCGACGACCACCGCTCCGGAGCCGTCTTCAAGACCGGCACCTGCTCCGGCGACACCTGGGCGGGGACCGGCGTGCTGAAGGAGGCCGGCGTCTGGATCCGGCAGCGGATCCGGGAGTAG